Genomic window (Candidatus Zixiibacteriota bacterium):
ACATCACGACGGCAGATGTGCGGGGACTCGTGAACTACCTGTACCGGGGCGGGTCCTCGCTTCCTGCGGATTCCACCTGTTTTCACTACTCACGCGGCGATGTGGATTGCGATGGACGTGAGACAATTGTCGACATCGTGATTCTGGCATTCCATGTCCAGACCGGCTATCCGGTGCTGTGCAATCCGTGCGTAACGCAATGACATGAGATCGGAAGGTGGGTCACCTGCCCGTTCGCCTTCTCAGTACCTCACGTGTCGACGTGCCCCCTGCGGGCGGGAGTTTCCAGCCCCCTGCGGCTGATGGTATCCACAAGACAGATTACGCCTTTTCTCCGCCGTTCGGGGCGCACTCGTTGTCTTCGCGGCGGCAACGGATGCGTGCGCGCTCATCGGCGATCACGCGCGTATCCGCGCCACAAGCGGACAAGACACGCGCGGCCACTTCGACCGCCGCCTCGAGTTCCGCGGGGACAACATCGGTCGCCCCCGCCTGCAAAAGCGCATCGATCTCAGCCAGATAGCGCGTGCGCACCAGAATGGGCAGCGTGGGGGTCGCTTGCCGTGCCCGACGGATGGCTGTGGCCGCCGCCGCCGGGTCATTGACAAGCAAGACCATCATGCGCGCCGAGTGAATCCCCAGATGTTCCAGAAGCTCCAGGCTGGTGACGTCCCCGTAGATAATCGGCTCGCCGGCCGGCGCGGCCGTGCGCACGGTCTGCGGATTCAGATCGGCGACGACATATGGAATGCCGGCGGCCTTCAATGCGGCACCGAGTTCCTGGCCGGCGACACCCCATCCGGCAATGATGATGTGGTCGTGGCGCGCATCCGCTGCCCCAGAGGACCCCGGTATCTGCGTGCCACGAAACATCCGGCGGAGAAGACCAACACGTGCGGCAGACTCCGCCAAACGCGGTGCCAGTCGCATCAGGAACGGCGTCACGATCATCGACAGGATGATGGCCATCAGAAACGGCTCCCGGAACCTGAGCGCCACCAGGTCGGTGCCTTCCGCCGCCCGGTAGAGGACAAAGGAGAATTCGCCCACTTGGGCCAGCGTGATTCCGGCCATCACGGACGTGCGCAAAGGCAGACGCATCACCCACGATGTGAGCATCACGATCACGAACTTCCCGCAGAGGATCATCGCCAGTAGGGCGACGATCGCCCCAAAATCACGGGCGGCCAGACGGGGATCCAACAACATCCCGACGGAGATGAAGAAGACACTGGACAGCACGTCACGAAACGGGACGAGTTCGGCCATGGCCTGATGGCGATAGTCGCTCCCGGCGACGATCAGCCCCGCCAGAAACGCCCCGAGCGCGAGTGACACTCCCGCCAGCGTGGCCAGCCAAGCGGTGCCGATGCAAACCAGAAGCGCGGTCAGAATGAACAACTCACGCTGACGCGTCCCGGCGACCCAGTGCAGTAAGCGCGGCACAACCAGGTGCGCGGCCGCCAGGATCAGAAGCAGGGCGCCGATGCTGATGACGGCGGCCATCCAAAACCACGATCCGGCCGCCGTCGTCCCGGCTAGAAACGGGATCGCCAGCATCACCGGTACCAACAACAGGTCCTGGAAGAAGCAGATGCCGATGGCCAGACGCCCATGGGGAGCATCCAACTCATCCTGTTGCTGCAGTCCGCGCAGGATGATCGCCGTGCTGGACAGAGAAACGATGATGCCCAGCAAGAATGCCTGCTGGAAGGAGATTCCCTGCAGCGGGGCGGAAAGCAGGACGGCGACGACCGTGATCCCGACTTGCAGCGTTCCCCCGATGAGAATCACCCGCCACAACCGGCGAAACCGGTCCAACGACAACTCCAGACCGATCCCAAACAGCAGGAGCGCGACCCCGATGTCGGCCATCAGAGTCACCTGGTCTACGTCTCCGATCAGGCCCAGACCGCGCGGACCGACCAGAGTCCCCACGAGAATGAACCCGGCGATCGCCGGGATGCCAAGATGGCGCAGCAAAGAGACGACGAGGACCGCGGCCGTCAGAATGACCGCCAAGTCACGGAGAATGACGAGGTCGTGCATCAGCCGCCCCGCTTAGGTAGGGCATCGGCCTGCGCGGATGACCGCCAGCATCTGCCGATGCAAAGCCGCATTGGCCGCGACCGCCTGCCCATGCTTCAGTGTGAACGGCGCCCCGGTGAAATCGGTCACCAGTGCACCCGCCTCCAGACACAACAGCGTTGCGGCGGCAAAGTCCCACGGCGAGAGCTTCATCTCCCAGAAGCCATCGAACCGCCCGGCGGCGGTCCAGGCCAGATCGAGCGCGGCCGCGCCCATGCGGCGAATCGCACGCGCCGACTTGGCGAAGCGGGCGAAATGATCGAGATTGTCGATATTGGTTTCACGAATGTCGTAGGGGAACCCGGTCGCCAGGATCGCCGAGCCGAGCTCGGCGGTCGTCGAGACCGACAGTTTCTTCTCCCCAAGGTATGCCCCGGCGCCGCGCACGGCGGTGAACATCTCCCCGCCCAGCGGATGATGGACGATCCCGCAGATCGGCTCGTCGCCGCGCCACAGGCCCAACGAGACACAGAAGATCGGCAGCCCGTGGGCATAGTTCGTCGTGCCATCGAGCGGGTCGACATACCAGGCATACTCGCCGGACGCATTCTGCCGCGATCCCTCCTCGGCGATAATGGCGAATTCAGGGAATGCCGCCGCCAGCCGTGAAACGATCAACTCCTCGGCCCGCCGATCCATCTCCGTGACCAGATTGATCTGGCCCTTGAGTTCCACGGTGCGCCGACGTCCAAAGTGCTCGGCCAACAGATCGCCCGCAGCGCGGGCAATCGGCAGCGCGGCCTGCAGATATTCATGCCAGACCGGATCGGATGTCATCGGACCGTCGCGCATCAACTCAACCTTCCCCTTGAACAGAGACGATAACCTCCGGTGCCCCACGGCTTGCCGTGGGGTACGTTGCATGGCGGCGATTCCCACAGCAAGCTGTGGGGCACCATGCAACGCACCCCGAATTCACACCGTCACGCGCGGGGCAGCAGTTTCAACTGCCTCCTCCGGCTCTTCCTGCAGACGATACAACCGCGCGTAGATCCCGTCAAGGGCCAGCAACTCATCGTGGCTGCCGATCTCCCGCACGCGCCCATGGTGCAGAACGATGATCCGGTCGGCGGCACGGATCGTGGAGAGACGGTGCGCGACCACGATGTTGGTCCGTCCGGCAAACACGGCGGAGAGTGCCGCCTGAATCCGCGCCTCAGTTTCATGGTCCACCGAAGAAGTGGCCTCGTCGAGAATGAGAATCCCCGGATCGAATGCCACCGCCCGGGCGAACGCCACCAGTTGCTTCTCCCCGACCGAGAGACCGGAGCCGCGCTCGCCCACGGCACGCGCAAGCGCGCTGCCGCCGTTTCCCGCCAGACGTCCCAGTCCCACCCGCTGCGCTGCCGCCGCGATTGTCTCATCGTCGTGAGTGGCGACGTCCAGTCGGATGTTGTCCTTCACATCACCGGAGAACAGGAAGACATCTTGAGCAATGAGACCGACTCGCCGCCGCAACGCCCGGATGTCCCAGGCGCGGATGTCGACGCCATCGACGCTGATCGACCCGCGCTGGAACTCATAGAGTCGCGTCATCAGTCCGGCGATCGATGACTTTCCCGCCCCGGTGGCGCCGACCAATGCCAGCATCTCCCCCGGCGCGACCGTGAATGAAACATCCTCCAGCACCCAATCTTCGTGATTATAGGCAAACCACACATGGTCGAAGACAACCGTTCCCTCACCCGCGGACGGACGAACCACCGCAGGACCGGAGGGCACCGGCCCCGGATGCGCATTCGCCGGGCTACCGATCGCCGGAGTCGTGTCGAGCAGTTTGAATACGCGTTCCGCCGACGCCATCGCGCCTTGCAGGATGTTGTATTTCTCCGCCAGGTCGCGGATGGGAGAATAGAACCGCTCCGCGTATTGAATGAACGCGGCGAGCGCGCCGAACGTCATCGCCCCGGTCACGACCTTACCGCCGCCGTACCAGATGATCAGCGCCAGCGAGATCGCCCCGATCAACTCCACCACCGGGAAGAAGACCGCATACTGCAAGACCGAACGTTGGTGCGCCCCGCGCAGTTCGGCGTTGATCGCCTGGTGTTTGGCCTGGGTGGCCTCCTCCTGATTGAATCCCTGCACGACCGCCACTCCGGTCACGCGTTCCTGCCAGTAGGCGTTCATGCGGGCCACGAGACGGCGCACCTCGCGATAGGTGAGGCGGACATGCTGCTTGAAGATCCAGGTGGCGGCGAAGAGCAGCGGCAGCACGATGAATGTCACCAATGCCATCTTCGCGTTCAGGAGAATCATCGCCACGACAATGGCCAGAAGCGTGAAGACATCGCCGAAGATCGTCACGACGCCGGAGGCGAAGAGCTCATTGAGCGCGTTGACGTCTCCGGTCACACGGGTCAAGAGCCGCCCTACCGGATTGCGGTCGTAGAACCGCATATCCATGCGCATGAGATGATCAAACACCTGGGTTCGCAGGTCGAGCATCCCCTTCTGCCCGATCCACTGCGTCATGACCATATGCGCATACTGCACCGCGAACTCGAGGGCGAGAATGCCGACATAGACGGCGATCCAGACCACCAGCCCATGCAGGTCGCGCTGCGCAATCGGACCGTCGATGACCCGCTTGATCACCCACGGCCCGGCGATCTGCAGCGCCGACATGACCAAAAGCAGCAGAAACGCGGACGCCACCACGGCACGGTAGGGACGCAGATACCCCAGCAACCGGCGCATCAGCCGGTGGTCGTACGCCTTCCCGAGGGCTTCGTCTTCGAAGAACTGCTCAGTCATTGTATCTGTTCGTATGCCTTTCGCTCAAGGCCCGCTGGCAAGGGGCTTAAGCTCCTTGTTTGCCGGTACGAGACGCGACGTGCTACAACCGCTCCAGCTCCTCCCGCAGCGCCTCCTTCGCCACCCAGCGGGCATAGGCGCCGCCGCGCGCCAGCATCTCCTCATGCGTCCCCGAATCAACCAACTCACCCCGGTCGAAGAACAGGATCCGGTCGACCCGCCGCAGGGTGGATAGGCGATGCGTGATCAGAATGAGAATCCTGGTACCGAAGAGTGCGCCGACGCGCGCGGTGATTTCCTGCTCCGTCTCCGCATCGACCGCACTGAAGGCGTCATCGAGGATGAGGATCGGGGCATCGGAGGCCAAGGCCCGAGCGAGCGTCACACGCTGCTTCTGCCCCCCCGAAAGGGTGATGCCGCGCTCACCGACGATCGTCTCATAGGTCTCCGGGAACTCCGTCACATCCTTCGCCAGTGCCGCCCGCTCCGCGATCTCGTGCAGCCCTTCCGAAGACAGCCCGGCTTTCCCCACGGCGATGTTGGCACGCAACGTGTCGGAGAAGAGGAACGGCTCCTGCCCCACCAGCGCGACTTGGGAGCGCCAGACACTCACGGGAACGGTGTTGGCATCCACGCCGCCCATGATCAGGGTGCCATCGGGCACCGGATAGCGTCGCCATATCAAGTGCGCGACCGTCGACTTGCCGCTACCCGTGGGCCCTGCCAAAGCCACCGTCTCGCCTGGGACAATGGCAAACGAAATATCGGCCAAGGTCACGCGCCCGGCGCCACTGTCGGTTCCGGCGGCGACGTCCCCGGAACCGTTGCCGTTTCCCCTGCCGTTCCCCGAATACGTGAACGACAAATGCCGGAATTCCAATGATCCACGCGGAATCGTGGTGACGGCACGGTCAGCGGTCGGGTCGGCTACAGCGGGCTTGGTCTCGAAGATCGTCGCCAGCCGCCGCAATGAGACCAAACCGCGCTGATAGAGCGACACCACCCAGCCAAGGGCGATCATCGGCCAGATCAACATCCCCATGTAGACCGTGAACGCCACCAGCGTGCCGAGATCGATGCGACCGTCGATGACGGAGCGGCCGCCGATGTAGAGCACCACGATAATCGCCGAGCCGGAGATCAAGCTCATCAGCGGCAGAAAGGCGCCCCACATCTGGATCAGGCGCATGTTGCTGCGGAAGTAATCGCGGTTCTCGTCGCGAAAGCGCCGACTGCGGTCCGGCTCGGTGGCAAAGGCCTTGATGACGCGAATCCCCGCCAGCGACTCCTGCGCCGAGGCCGACAATCGGGAAAACGACTCCTGGATCGCCAGGTAGCGACGGTGCGCCACGCCCCCGAGAAGGTTCGTCAGGATCGCCAGTATGGGCAGGGGCAGAAGGGCCCAGAGCGCCAGGTGGACATCCAGGTGTAACAAGAGCGGCACCGCGACCAGCGCCACCATGATCGTGTTCGCCCCCTGCATCACGCCGGGGCCGACCAGCATCCTCACCTGCTCGACGTCCGAGGTCGCCCGCGTGATGATGTCGCCGGTCGGCGTGCGGTCGAAAAAGCCGCCATCCTGCTTCAGGATGTGTGCGAAGAGATCGCCGCGCAGATCATACTCGATCTTACGCGAGGCCCAAATCACCGTGCGTCGCATCAGGAAGCGAAAGATGCCCGCCACGACCGCCAGCGCCACGACCAGCGCGGCGTCCCAGACCAGAAGACGAGCGTCGCCGCCATGTTCGATCCGATTAATGGCCCGGCGCAAGATCAACGGCGCCACCATCGTCAGGGCATTGGTGATGGCAATCGATACCAGACCCCACCAGAAATATCTCTGGTAACGGACCAGATACGGCCGGATCAGATACAAGTAGCGGTACATGCGACTCCTGCCCACGCCCGGGCTGCCGTGTGTCTGTCTTGTGACATCCACGTGGCAGAATGAATTTAACGTGGCGGGACGCTCATCGTTGGAGGTATTTCATACCAGTCTCATCCCATCGACGTGCGTCAGCGTCACCCCAACGCCCCGCATGACCGTACCCATGTCATCCCGAGCGAATTCTGCCGCCTTTGGCGGCAGGGTGACGAGAGGGATCTGCTGTTGTCGTTCGTCCTCCGGATCTCGGATACAGCAGATTCCTCATCCGCCGCGGCGGATTCGGAATGACGGACGTATGTAGTTTGACAGACTCGTGTGGAGAGCTGTCCCATGGGCTCGGAACCGAAATTCGCCTGCGATGACCATTGCGGTCGCCTGGCGCGCTGGCTGCGCATCCTCGGCTTCGACTGCACCCACGATCAGACGATCACCGATGCCGCCTTGTTGACGGCGGCGCTGGCCGAAGAGCGCATCATTCTCACACGGGACGCTCGCCTCGCGGAACGGACGTTGGCCCGCCGTCGCATTCTACTGGATTCCCCCGACCCTCTGAAGCAGGTGGTCCAGGTCCTGCAAGACACGCGAACCACTGTCGATGACGGCCGTCTCTTTACCCGCTGCACCCTCTGCAACCAGCCAACCGATCCGACCGAACTCGCCGCGGTCATCGACCGTGTTCCACCCTACGTCCAGAAGACGCAGACGACGTTCCGCCTGTGCCCATCTTGTGGCCGCGTCTTCTGGCGCGGCACCCACGTGCAGCGAATGCTCAAGCGGTTACAGGCGACGGGGATCATCCCCTGGGCGTAGGGGCGTATTGCAATGCCCCCCTCCCCGCGAGGGACATCACAACAATGGCAACGATTGTAAGCTGCCTTCAGAACAGCGAGACGTGCACAGAGAGGTATTTGCGCGGATTGGCGCGGATGTCACTCACCAAGGCATCGATCTCACTGGCGGTTTCTTCCCAACGACGCAGCAGTTGATCGTCGTGGATCAGCCGGGGCAATGAGCCCGCGCCGGTGCGCATCTCGGTGACGACGTGCTGCACATCATCGGAAATCGAGTCCAGGCGATTGGCAAAGGCCATGATCACCGTGGCGGCGGAGTCGACCCGCTCGACGGCGCGGGCGGCGGTCGCTTCGTTTTGTTCCACGGTGCGCCGCAATCCGGCGGCCGCCGCGCCGAGATCGGTCACAGCCTGCGAGACATCGCCGCGCTGCTGTTCCACCAGGTCGGCAGTCTGCGCCGAGACCTTTTCGAGACTGGCGGCAATGGCATTCAGACGCGCCAGCGCCGAGTCGGAGCCGACGGAAGTACGGACGGCGCGCACGAGATCACGGACCTCCTGCGTCATCCGCCCCATCAAACCCATCACTTCGGGAATGCCCGTGTCGTACTCGCCGCGGGCCGGCGAATCGCGCGGCAGAAACTCCGCCGCCGTGCCCGTCTGCACGTCGACAAACCGCTCCCCCATGAGGCCGACGTTCTTGATCGTGAACAAGGCGTCGCGCCGTAAGGCCACGTCGTTGGCCAGATACAGCCCGACGCGTACGCCGCCGCCATCCAAGGCGATCGAGGCCACCTTCCCCTTGGTGACTCCGGAGACCGAGACCGGATCGCCGACATTGAGGGCACCGACATTCGGGAACCAGACATCCTGACGGTAGCGGCTCTTCTCCAACCGGAACCCCTTGAGCCAGAAGAGTCCCGCCACCAAGACGACCAACGCCACGAGGACCGTGGCGCCCACTTTCAACTCGGCCCGGGAGCTGTCCATGTGCGGTCTTCTACCCGCCCCGACTACTCCATCCCGCGGCAGTCGGGGGGGTCACGTCATGTTCTTTGTATCGACAGGATGGGCCCCGTGCCGCAAGGGATCGTGCCGGTCCCCGCCCGCTACTCGGTATCCGATTCGAGGTACTGCGACGTGGCATGACGGCGCATCATCTCCTCGGCCAGGGAACGGGAGAACTCCCGCGGCGTGTGCACGCCGTAGATCTTGAGCATGTGATTCATGGCGATCACTTCCGAGATGACCGTGATGTTCTTGCCGGGCGACAACGGGATCGTCACCAGGGGAATCTCCGCGCCGAGAATCGTCGTGAACTTATCCTCCAACCCAAGGCGTTCATACTCGGCGTCCTCGCGCCACAACTCCAGGCGCACCTCCACCTCGACGCGCTTCTGCAGCCGCACGGAGCGGATGCCGAAGAGCTTCTCAATGTTGATGATCCCGACGCCGCGAATCTCCATGTGATGTCCGAGATGCTCGCCGGGCGAGCCGATAATCACTCGCGGCGCCCGCCGCGTGATCTTGACGACGTCATCGGCGACCAACCGGTGGCCGCGCTCCACCAGATCGAGCGCCACCTCCGACTTGCCGACTCCCGACTTCCCCGTGTAGAGCAGGCCAACACCATAGACGTCGACCAGCGTGCCGTGGAGCTGCGTCGTGGGTGCAAAACGGACGTCGAGGTAGACGGCCAGACGGTTGATGAACTCCGTCGTTGACAGGCGCGTGCTGAGAAGCGGCGTCTGGTACTGATCGGCCAGCGCTTCCATCTCGGGAGGGGCGGGGAGATTCTTGGTGATGACGACCATCGGCAGCCCCAGCCGGTAGATCGACTCCAGAACGATGCGCCGGCGCTCAGGAGACAGCGAATTGAGATAGGTCATCTCGGTTTCGCCGATGACCTGGGTCCGCTCGTGCGGGTAGCGGTCCACATAGCCGGAGAGCGCCAGACCGGGCCGGTGGATCTCGGTGTTCTGGAGGCGCCGCTTGATGCCGGCACGACCCCCGACGACATGGAGCTCGAACTGCTGTCGTCGATCCTCCAGGAGTTTCTCGACGGTCACGACTTCCATGGCGTTGCTGACCTCCGGTCGTCGACCACGGGTCGTCTGGGTCGACGACTCAATACTCCTCGTCGGAAGAAACCGTCTCCGGCCGGGAAACGGTGCCCTTCGCGCCCGCGATCGCACGGGCATCCTTACTCTTCAATCGGTCCTTATATTTCTTCAGTTGCGCCTCCATCCGGCCGGCCGCCTCATCGATGGCGGAACGCATGTCTGTCGCCTCGCCGCGTCCGGTCAGCACGGTGCCATGCACCTTGGCCGAGGTCTCGGCCACATGGCGATGCTTGTCCACTTCCAGAACCCAATGGAGGTCGATGATGTTGTCGAAGAATCGCTCGAACTGCCGGGAGCGGGTCTCGACCTGGCGCTTGTCATCGCTGGTCAGCTCGCAGTGACGGGCGGTCATCCGTACGGGCATCGCTGGGTCCTTTCCCACTGTCGTCCCGCGAAGGGACAGGTTCATTCGCCTCTTGGAGCCGTGGGTTCATGACGGCGCGAAGGCCGTCTGGTTGACGAAGGAATGGTGTGTCTCAATGAAGCGCACCGTGCGCGTCAAGGAACGCATCACGATCGAGTGCGTGACCGCGCCGTCGTGTGTGAACTGCACGCCGCGCAGCATGTCGCCGTTGGTCACCCCGGTGGCGGCGAACATGATGTTCTCGCCCCGGGCCAGATCCTGTTCCGTGTAGATGTGGTCGAGATCGCGGATCCCCATGGCGTGCGCGCGATCGATCTCCTGCTGGTTGCGCGGCCGCAGTCGGGCCTGCATCGCGCCGCCGACACAGCGCAGGGCCGCGGCGGCCAAGACACCCTCCGGCGCGCCGCCGGTCCCCATCAGGACGTCGACGCCGGTGTTCGGCAGCGCCGTGGCGATCGCCGCCGACACGTCGCCGTCGGGGATCAGCTGGATCCGGCACCCGGTTTGCCGCACCTCGTCGATCAACGACTCATGCCGCTCGCGGTCGAGAATCACTACGGTCAGGTTTTCCAGCGACCGCCCCAGGGTCTTGGCGATGCGACGGAGGTTTTCGGCTGGAGACACTCGCAGATCGATGGCCTCCCGCGCCGCCTCACCGACCGCGATCTTCTCCATGTAGGTGTCTGGGGCATGCAGGAAATGCCCCCGCCGACCCACCGCGATCACCGCCAGCGCGTTCGGCCGTGCATACGCGACCGAGTTGGTGCATTCGAGCGGATCGAGGGCGATGTCGATCTCCGGTGGGTGACCCGTTCCCACCCGTTCGCCGATGTAGAGCATCGGCGCCTCATCCCGTTCCCCCTCACCGATCACGACCGTGCCGTCCACGTCCACATCGTTGAAGACCGAGCGCATGGCGCGTACCGCCGCCAGGTCGGCGGCATTCTTGTCACCCTTGCCCAGCCACTGCGCGCTGGCCAGCGCCGCGGCCTCCGTCACTCGGACCATTTCCAGGGCCAGGTTGCGATCCATCGCTGTGTCCTTGTGGCATCGATTACACTTCGTTCATCCCAAGAAAAGCAGACCCCTCGCTCCGCTCGGGGTGACAGGAGGTCCCCCCGACTTTCAAGGTGGAGTTGTCGTTCCGAGCGAAGCGAGGAACCTGCTTTTCCACGACCGCGGCCCATCCCCTCGTTCTGCTGGCAGATGCTGTCGTCATGTGATCAGCAAACCCGAAAAGCAACGGGACGAACGCCATGATACGTCCGTCCCGTGTACCGCGCCATCCCCGCGCGCAGACATGGCCATACCGCCTCGATAACTCTCAACTCCAGAGCCCCGTCGCCGCCGGCGCGGGGGAATTCGATGGGGACTCGGCGGAATCCCGGTCGGTGGCAGCCGGCTTGGCCGGCTTGTCAAAGACGCGCTTGCGGAATCGAGCCGCGGGAAGATGCAGCTCCTCGCGGTACTTCGTCACGGTCCGCCGGGCCAACTTGATCCCTTCCGCTTGGAGTCTCTGGTAGATTTCCTGATCCGACAGCGGGCGGCCCGGATCCTCCCCATCAATGATCGCGCTGATGCGTTGCTTCACCGTCGGCTTGGTCATCTGCTCACCGTCGGTACGCGCCACCCCGGAGTTGAAGAAGAACTTGATCTCGCGGACTCCCTGCGGGGTCTGCACATACTTGTCGTTGGCCACACGCGAGACCGTCGCGACATTGACACCGACCTTCCGGGCCACGTCCTCCATGATCAACGGTTTCAAAAACGCCGGCCCCTTCTCGAAGAAGTCCTTTTGCTCCTCGACGATCGCTTCCATGACCCGGATCATCGTCGAGCGCCTCTGATTGATCGCATTGAGCAGCCAGCGCGCTTGCTCGAGCTTCTCGCGGACATATTGTTTGGTCTCGGTCGGCACGCTCTGCCCGCGTCGGAGCAGGTCCTTGTATGCGTTGTTGATCCGTAGACGGGGAACATTCCGGTCATTGTGATAGACGGCATATTCCTCGTCGATCCGGTCCACGATCAGATCAGGGACAACGGGACGGGCTCCGACGGTGAACCGCCCCTGTGCCGGACGCGGGGAGAGTGTCCGCAAGTCCTCCATCGCCTGCTGAATCCGTTCGTGCGGGACCCCCAGCGCCTGCGCCAGTTGCATGTGCGTCTTGCGGTCCAGCTCATGCCAGTGCTCACGCACGATCCGCGCCGCCAGCGACTCGCCCTGATCCTTCTGGGACAGTTGGATGAGAAGCGATTCCTTCAGGTCACGCGCGCCGACACCGGGCGGGTCGAACGTCTGCACAAGCTTCAGGACAGTCGCCACCTTCTCGATCGGAACCTTGAGATCGGCCGCCATTTCCTCGACGCTGATCGGCAGCAAACCGTCGTCGTTGATGTTCCCAATGATGTACTCGCCGATTTCCAGCTCGTCGTCGGGCATCTTGGCCAACTGCAACTGCTCAATCAGGTGATCGTAGAGCGAGGTTTCCGCCACCGGGGTCCGCTCCAGCGTCTCGTCCGTCTGCTCGGTGACGCGTCGGGGGACGAACTCCGAGCCCTCCTCGAAATACGACTCCCAGTCGAACTGCTGCTCGGCGGCCGCCTCA
Coding sequences:
- a CDS encoding cation:proton antiporter, coding for MHDLVILRDLAVILTAAVLVVSLLRHLGIPAIAGFILVGTLVGPRGLGLIGDVDQVTLMADIGVALLLFGIGLELSLDRFRRLWRVILIGGTLQVGITVVAVLLSAPLQGISFQQAFLLGIIVSLSSTAIILRGLQQQDELDAPHGRLAIGICFFQDLLLVPVMLAIPFLAGTTAAGSWFWMAAVISIGALLLILAAAHLVVPRLLHWVAGTRQRELFILTALLVCIGTAWLATLAGVSLALGAFLAGLIVAGSDYRHQAMAELVPFRDVLSSVFFISVGMLLDPRLAARDFGAIVALLAMILCGKFVIVMLTSWVMRLPLRTSVMAGITLAQVGEFSFVLYRAAEGTDLVALRFREPFLMAIILSMIVTPFLMRLAPRLAESAARVGLLRRMFRGTQIPGSSGAADARHDHIIIAGWGVAGQELGAALKAAGIPYVVADLNPQTVRTAAPAGEPIIYGDVTSLELLEHLGIHSARMMVLLVNDPAAAATAIRRARQATPTLPILVRTRYLAEIDALLQAGATDVVPAELEAAVEVAARVLSACGADTRVIADERARIRCRREDNECAPNGGEKA
- a CDS encoding MlaD family protein — translated: MDSSRAELKVGATVLVALVVLVAGLFWLKGFRLEKSRYRQDVWFPNVGALNVGDPVSVSGVTKGKVASIALDGGGVRVGLYLANDVALRRDALFTIKNVGLMGERFVDVQTGTAAEFLPRDSPARGEYDTGIPEVMGLMGRMTQEVRDLVRAVRTSVGSDSALARLNAIAASLEKVSAQTADLVEQQRGDVSQAVTDLGAAAAGLRRTVEQNEATAARAVERVDSAATVIMAFANRLDSISDDVQHVVTEMRTGAGSLPRLIHDDQLLRRWEETASEIDALVSDIRANPRKYLSVHVSLF
- the raiA gene encoding ribosome-associated translation inhibitor RaiA; this translates as MPVRMTARHCELTSDDKRQVETRSRQFERFFDNIIDLHWVLEVDKHRHVAETSAKVHGTVLTGRGEATDMRSAIDEAAGRMEAQLKKYKDRLKSKDARAIAGAKGTVSRPETVSSDEEY
- a CDS encoding ABC transporter ATP-binding protein; the encoded protein is MYRYLYLIRPYLVRYQRYFWWGLVSIAITNALTMVAPLILRRAINRIEHGGDARLLVWDAALVVALAVVAGIFRFLMRRTVIWASRKIEYDLRGDLFAHILKQDGGFFDRTPTGDIITRATSDVEQVRMLVGPGVMQGANTIMVALVAVPLLLHLDVHLALWALLPLPILAILTNLLGGVAHRRYLAIQESFSRLSASAQESLAGIRVIKAFATEPDRSRRFRDENRDYFRSNMRLIQMWGAFLPLMSLISGSAIIVVLYIGGRSVIDGRIDLGTLVAFTVYMGMLIWPMIALGWVVSLYQRGLVSLRRLATIFETKPAVADPTADRAVTTIPRGSLEFRHLSFTYSGNGRGNGNGSGDVAAGTDSGAGRVTLADISFAIVPGETVALAGPTGSGKSTVAHLIWRRYPVPDGTLIMGGVDANTVPVSVWRSQVALVGQEPFLFSDTLRANIAVGKAGLSSEGLHEIAERAALAKDVTEFPETYETIVGERGITLSGGQKQRVTLARALASDAPILILDDAFSAVDAETEQEITARVGALFGTRILILITHRLSTLRRVDRILFFDRGELVDSGTHEEMLARGGAYARWVAKEALREELERL
- the hprK gene encoding HPr(Ser) kinase/phosphatase, whose amino-acid sequence is MEVVTVEKLLEDRRQQFELHVVGGRAGIKRRLQNTEIHRPGLALSGYVDRYPHERTQVIGETEMTYLNSLSPERRRIVLESIYRLGLPMVVITKNLPAPPEMEALADQYQTPLLSTRLSTTEFINRLAVYLDVRFAPTTQLHGTLVDVYGVGLLYTGKSGVGKSEVALDLVERGHRLVADDVVKITRRAPRVIIGSPGEHLGHHMEIRGVGIINIEKLFGIRSVRLQKRVEVEVRLELWREDAEYERLGLEDKFTTILGAEIPLVTIPLSPGKNITVISEVIAMNHMLKIYGVHTPREFSRSLAEEMMRRHATSQYLESDTE
- a CDS encoding inositol monophosphatase family protein, yielding MRDGPMTSDPVWHEYLQAALPIARAAGDLLAEHFGRRRTVELKGQINLVTEMDRRAEELIVSRLAAAFPEFAIIAEEGSRQNASGEYAWYVDPLDGTTNYAHGLPIFCVSLGLWRGDEPICGIVHHPLGGEMFTAVRGAGAYLGEKKLSVSTTAELGSAILATGFPYDIRETNIDNLDHFARFAKSARAIRRMGAAALDLAWTAAGRFDGFWEMKLSPWDFAAATLLCLEAGALVTDFTGAPFTLKHGQAVAANAALHRQMLAVIRAGRCPT
- a CDS encoding Mut7-C RNAse domain-containing protein, translating into MGSEPKFACDDHCGRLARWLRILGFDCTHDQTITDAALLTAALAEERIILTRDARLAERTLARRRILLDSPDPLKQVVQVLQDTRTTVDDGRLFTRCTLCNQPTDPTELAAVIDRVPPYVQKTQTTFRLCPSCGRVFWRGTHVQRMLKRLQATGIIPWA
- a CDS encoding ABC transporter ATP-binding protein; translation: MTEQFFEDEALGKAYDHRLMRRLLGYLRPYRAVVASAFLLLLVMSALQIAGPWVIKRVIDGPIAQRDLHGLVVWIAVYVGILALEFAVQYAHMVMTQWIGQKGMLDLRTQVFDHLMRMDMRFYDRNPVGRLLTRVTGDVNALNELFASGVVTIFGDVFTLLAIVVAMILLNAKMALVTFIVLPLLFAATWIFKQHVRLTYREVRRLVARMNAYWQERVTGVAVVQGFNQEEATQAKHQAINAELRGAHQRSVLQYAVFFPVVELIGAISLALIIWYGGGKVVTGAMTFGALAAFIQYAERFYSPIRDLAEKYNILQGAMASAERVFKLLDTTPAIGSPANAHPGPVPSGPAVVRPSAGEGTVVFDHVWFAYNHEDWVLEDVSFTVAPGEMLALVGATGAGKSSIAGLMTRLYEFQRGSISVDGVDIRAWDIRALRRRVGLIAQDVFLFSGDVKDNIRLDVATHDDETIAAAAQRVGLGRLAGNGGSALARAVGERGSGLSVGEKQLVAFARAVAFDPGILILDEATSSVDHETEARIQAALSAVFAGRTNIVVAHRLSTIRAADRIIVLHHGRVREIGSHDELLALDGIYARLYRLQEEPEEAVETAAPRVTV